From the Bacteroidia bacterium genome, one window contains:
- a CDS encoding ABC transporter ATP-binding protein/permease, translating to MQEDEILGKAYDSRLMKRLLIYARPYAPHIVGAILLTIFISALSPLRPYLTKIAIDDYISVGDSDGLLLIVMLLFASLLVQGAAQYFMTYFTQWIGQRIIVDVRMQIFTKLQRLALRFFDRNPVGRLVTRVTNDVEVLNEMFSSGLVTVFADVFILIWIVVFMFSINWVLALVTLSVIPFLVYGTFLFRRKVRETYRAVRYEVARLNSFMQERVSGISTMQLFGKEKKEYDTFDGINKAHAEANIKSVFYYAVFFPGVEFISSLAVALIVWYAGGEILAGLMSVGTMISFIQYTEMFFRPIRDLSEKYNIMQTAMASSERIFKMLDDDTIIPEPAADRARPLPRIEDIAFTNVRFAYNKDEWVLRDVSFSIPRGSTIAIVGATGAGKSTIINLLCRFYDIQEGSITVGGTDIRDVYIADLRQHIGIVLQDVFLFAGSMRNNITLGDESISGERVEEVSRLVGIDRFIERLPDRYESEIRERGGSLSVGQKQLLAFARALAFDPELLILDEATSSVDTESELLIQQAIATLLKGRTSVVIAHRLSTIQNADIILVMHKGQIRERGTHQELLAQKGIYYRLYQLQYKDQETTEKTEKTEKREVLSS from the coding sequence ATGCAGGAAGACGAAATTCTCGGAAAAGCGTACGACAGCCGTTTGATGAAGCGTCTGCTGATTTACGCACGGCCGTACGCACCGCATATTGTGGGCGCGATTTTGCTCACGATATTTATCTCGGCGCTGAGCCCCCTGCGTCCTTACCTCACAAAAATCGCAATCGACGATTACATCAGCGTGGGGGACAGCGACGGCCTGCTGCTCATTGTCATGCTGCTGTTCGCATCATTGCTCGTTCAGGGTGCGGCGCAGTATTTCATGACGTACTTCACGCAGTGGATCGGTCAGCGCATTATCGTGGATGTGCGCATGCAGATTTTCACCAAGCTGCAGCGGCTGGCTTTGCGTTTTTTCGATCGCAATCCCGTCGGACGCCTCGTGACACGCGTCACCAACGATGTGGAAGTGCTCAACGAGATGTTCTCCTCCGGTCTCGTGACGGTATTCGCCGATGTGTTCATCCTCATCTGGATTGTGGTGTTCATGTTCAGCATCAACTGGGTGTTGGCGCTGGTCACGCTCAGTGTCATTCCGTTTCTGGTGTACGGAACATTTCTCTTCCGCCGCAAGGTGCGCGAGACGTATCGGGCCGTGCGCTACGAAGTGGCCAGACTGAACAGCTTCATGCAGGAGCGCGTGTCGGGGATATCCACGATGCAGCTTTTCGGAAAGGAGAAAAAGGAGTATGATACCTTTGACGGCATCAACAAGGCCCATGCCGAAGCGAATATCAAATCCGTGTTTTACTACGCGGTGTTTTTCCCGGGGGTGGAATTCATCAGCTCGCTCGCGGTTGCGTTGATAGTATGGTATGCCGGCGGTGAGATTCTCGCGGGTCTTATGAGCGTCGGTACGATGATATCCTTCATCCAGTACACGGAAATGTTTTTCCGTCCCATACGCGATTTGTCGGAAAAGTATAACATCATGCAGACGGCCATGGCGTCGTCCGAGCGCATTTTCAAGATGCTTGATGATGACACCATCATTCCGGAACCCGCGGCGGATCGCGCGCGTCCGCTGCCGCGTATCGAGGACATAGCGTTCACCAACGTCAGGTTCGCCTACAACAAGGACGAATGGGTGCTGCGGGATGTGTCGTTCAGCATTCCGCGCGGCAGCACGATAGCCATTGTCGGCGCTACCGGAGCGGGGAAGAGTACCATCATCAATCTTCTTTGCCGCTTCTACGATATACAGGAAGGGAGTATTACCGTTGGCGGCACGGACATACGCGATGTGTATATCGCGGATCTTCGCCAGCATATCGGCATTGTGCTTCAGGATGTGTTTCTGTTCGCGGGAAGTATGCGCAACAATATCACGCTCGGCGACGAGAGTATCAGCGGCGAACGCGTGGAGGAGGTGTCGCGACTGGTCGGTATCGACCGCTTCATCGAGCGCTTGCCGGATCGTTACGAGTCGGAGATCAGGGAAAGGGGCGGTTCCCTTTCCGTCGGTCAGAAGCAATTGCTCGCTTTTGCACGCGCACTCGCGTTTGACCCGGAGCTGCTGATCCTCGACGAAGCGACATCGAGCGTTGACACGGAATCCGAACTGCTTATTCAACAAGCCATCGCCACACTGCTCAAGGGTCGCACATCCGTCGTCATCGCACACCGCCTCTCCACTATACAAAACGCTGACATTATTCTCGTGATGCACAAGGGCCAGATACGCGAGCGCGGTACGCATCAGGAATTGCTGGCGCAGAAGGGGATATATTACCGGCTGTATCAGCTGCAATACAAAGACCAGGAGACCACAGAAAAGACAGAAAAAACAGAAAAGAGGGAGGTGCTGTCGTCATGA
- a CDS encoding GxxExxY protein codes for MTDEEYFPYKDEGYRILGAAFEVYRRIGNGFGEGVYQEALAIEFSLRDIPFEEQPRLHIEYKGTQLRRTFVPDFICFDAIIVEIKAVTLLNDLHRSQLFNYLKASRFILGYVLNFGHEPLLEHDRKLCTW; via the coding sequence ATGACGGATGAAGAGTATTTTCCCTATAAGGACGAGGGCTACCGTATTCTGGGAGCCGCATTTGAAGTCTACAGGAGGATCGGAAACGGATTCGGAGAAGGGGTGTATCAGGAAGCACTTGCTATAGAATTCAGTCTTCGAGACATTCCCTTCGAGGAGCAGCCGCGGCTCCATATCGAGTACAAGGGTACACAGCTTCGACGGACGTTTGTACCGGATTTCATTTGTTTTGATGCCATCATCGTTGAAATCAAAGCGGTTACCCTGCTCAACGATTTGCATCGGTCTCAGCTTTTCAACTATCTGAAGGCTTCACGATTCATTCTGGGCTATGTGCTAAATTTTGGTCATGAACCACTTCTCGAACATGACAGAAAGCTTTGTACCTGGTAA
- the lon gene encoding endopeptidase La gives MYQNPEDIIPDATPADIPSRLPVIPLRDVVIFPYMIFPVLVGRESSILAVTAAIEKDKFIFVAAQKSPEDEDPGSDGLYHDGTVARILQVLKLPNGLMKVLVDGLFQARAVNIRRERSSFYLADIDIVAPPVRLTTEQKALMRQLDTVFAEYVKAHRDIPNETLLGFEGIDEPSRKVYYAGANLLVPLDVRQSILAMHDVVQQYYHVIGIITDELAILKVEFEIDEKVNDNIQRSQRKFFIQEQIRILQRELGEDDEVDTGEFEVLRQRILEAGMPEAVKTKAMEEFDKLRKTPSMSPEASVIRNYLDWMLAMPWNVTTEDVLSIENAKRVLNADHYGLEKPKERILEHIAVLNLVREMKGQILCFVGPPGVGKTSLGKSIARALNRKFGRIALGGVHDEAEIRGHRRTYIGSMPGKIIQAIRKAGSANPVILLDEIDKMTHDFHGDPTSAMLEVLDPEQNNTFNDHYLDVDFDLSKVMFITTANVQYQIPLPLQDRMEIIELPGYLEHEKLEIAKRHLLKKQIAEHGLASFDVRFEDEALLKIIREYTLEAGVRNLERNIATVCRKLAREVVSAADPKRRKNGGDPSFVVTEGRIEGFLGVAKYRSKQFHKVGIVGSMTGLAWTSVGGDILRVGVSLMKGSEKLTLTGQLGDVMKESAQAALSFLRSNAGRLGISDDAFEKKEIHIHLPEGAIPKDGPSAGITMTLAMLSAILSKAPNGDIAMTGEIDLHGNVLAIGGLNEKLLAAQRHGITRVIIPLDNEKDLKEVPKRILKGLTIIPVATIDEAIPLVFGDGEKAPARKRRK, from the coding sequence ATGTACCAGAATCCTGAAGACATCATACCCGACGCGACGCCGGCGGACATTCCTTCCAGACTGCCTGTCATTCCGCTGCGCGACGTTGTCATTTTTCCCTATATGATTTTTCCCGTCCTCGTGGGACGAGAATCTTCCATCCTCGCGGTGACCGCCGCGATTGAGAAGGACAAATTCATTTTCGTCGCTGCACAAAAAAGTCCCGAAGATGAAGACCCGGGCTCCGACGGACTGTATCACGACGGCACCGTAGCACGGATTCTGCAGGTGCTCAAACTCCCGAACGGCCTGATGAAGGTGCTGGTAGACGGGTTGTTTCAGGCGCGGGCGGTCAACATCCGGCGGGAGCGCAGTTCGTTCTACCTCGCCGACATCGACATTGTCGCGCCGCCGGTACGCCTCACCACCGAGCAGAAAGCCCTGATGCGACAGCTCGACACGGTGTTCGCCGAATACGTCAAGGCGCATCGCGATATTCCGAACGAGACGCTGCTCGGCTTTGAAGGCATAGATGAACCCTCGCGCAAAGTGTATTACGCGGGCGCAAACCTGTTGGTACCGCTCGACGTGCGTCAAAGCATACTGGCGATGCACGACGTGGTGCAGCAATACTATCACGTCATAGGCATTATCACCGATGAACTCGCGATTCTGAAGGTCGAATTCGAGATTGACGAGAAAGTCAATGATAACATCCAGCGGTCACAGCGCAAGTTCTTCATACAGGAACAGATTCGTATTCTTCAGCGGGAGCTGGGTGAAGATGACGAAGTGGATACCGGAGAGTTCGAGGTTCTGCGGCAGCGTATCCTGGAAGCCGGCATGCCGGAAGCGGTGAAGACCAAGGCCATGGAGGAGTTCGATAAACTCCGAAAAACACCATCCATGTCGCCCGAGGCGTCCGTGATCCGCAACTATCTCGACTGGATGCTGGCCATGCCCTGGAACGTCACCACGGAAGATGTGCTCAGTATAGAGAACGCGAAGCGCGTGCTGAACGCCGACCACTACGGTCTGGAGAAACCGAAGGAGCGCATCCTCGAACACATCGCCGTGCTGAACCTGGTCCGGGAGATGAAAGGCCAGATTCTCTGTTTCGTCGGCCCTCCCGGGGTGGGAAAAACGTCACTCGGCAAATCCATCGCGCGCGCATTGAACCGCAAGTTTGGACGCATCGCGCTCGGAGGCGTGCATGACGAGGCCGAAATCCGCGGGCATCGTCGCACCTACATCGGCTCCATGCCCGGAAAGATCATTCAAGCGATACGCAAGGCGGGCTCCGCGAATCCTGTCATTCTACTGGACGAAATAGACAAGATGACCCATGACTTTCATGGCGACCCGACTTCTGCCATGCTGGAAGTCCTGGATCCGGAACAGAACAACACCTTCAACGATCATTATCTCGACGTGGATTTCGATCTGTCGAAAGTGATGTTCATCACGACGGCCAATGTGCAGTATCAGATTCCCCTGCCGCTGCAGGATCGCATGGAAATCATCGAACTCCCGGGCTACCTGGAACACGAAAAGCTGGAAATCGCCAAGCGCCATTTGTTGAAAAAACAGATCGCGGAGCATGGTCTGGCTTCTTTCGATGTCCGCTTCGAGGACGAAGCCCTGTTGAAAATCATCCGTGAATACACGCTCGAAGCGGGGGTCCGGAATCTCGAGCGCAACATCGCCACGGTATGCCGCAAGCTCGCGCGCGAAGTCGTATCCGCGGCGGATCCCAAGCGGCGTAAAAACGGCGGCGATCCGTCTTTTGTCGTCACCGAGGGACGCATCGAAGGATTTCTCGGCGTGGCCAAATACCGCAGCAAACAATTCCACAAGGTGGGAATCGTCGGCTCCATGACGGGATTGGCCTGGACCAGCGTCGGCGGCGATATTCTCCGCGTCGGCGTCAGCCTGATGAAAGGCAGCGAAAAACTGACGCTGACGGGACAGCTTGGCGATGTCATGAAAGAAAGCGCCCAGGCGGCTTTGAGTTTCTTGCGCAGCAACGCCGGGCGCCTGGGAATCAGCGATGATGCCTTCGAGAAAAAGGAAATTCATATCCATCTTCCCGAGGGTGCCATTCCGAAAGACGGCCCCTCTGCAGGCATCACCATGACGCTGGCAATGCTGTCCGCAATACTTTCCAAAGCACCCAACGGCGACATCGCGATGACCGGAGAAATCGATCTGCACGGCAACGTGTTGGCGATAGGCGGTCTGAATGAGAAACTACTCGCGGCGCAGCGGCACGGCATCACGCGTGTGATCATTCCTCTCGACAATGAAAAAGATCTCAAAGAGGTGCCGAAACGCATTCTGAAGGGGTTGACGATCATTCCCGTCGCAACCATAGACGAGGCAATTCCGTTGGTCTTCGGCGACGGAGAAAAGGCGCCCGCGAGGAAACGCCGGAAATGA
- a CDS encoding thiamine pyrophosphate-dependent enzyme: MAKSRSNDDMRPPVDTSDAPAGNPFALSIPKNSPFDAAELRRILKLMMTSRRLDQKMLTLLKQGKSFFHIGASGHEAAQIAAAMAFAPGKDWSYPYYRDLSYMLGMGMDAEGIMTNFLARAEDVNSGGRQMPQHYGMASARVVSQSSPTGTQYLHAVGTAKGAKLRGTDEVVYVSSGEGTTSQGDFHEALNWASRAKLPVIFCVQDNKYAISVHISQQTGGSVYDMVSGYVNLDRMEVDGTNLFETHEAFRKAVARARRGEGPTVIVTDVVRLLPHSSSDDQTKYRSKEELERDRQRDPINRLKDAMINAGMLTEEEFEQMEKDVLEEVNAATDKAEEKPLPDPSTASDFLYSPKQLDLRFEQDLPIGTKTVIVDAINHALHEEMERNEKIIVYGQDVEDGKGGVFTATKGLSTKFGLSRVFNSPLAESSIVGTAVGLAVQGLKPVVEIQFGDYIWTAMMHIRNEVSTMRYRSNNAFSAPVVMRVPVGGYIHGGLCHSQSIDGYFTHIPGLYVLYPSTAADAKALLKTACRMDDPVLFLEHKGMYRQGYAASLEPDPEFLLPFGKASIRREGSDVTVVTWGSIVYKALEAARILDKEGLSVEVVDLRTLVPLDMDTVLASVAKTSRVLVAHEDNLTGGFGGEVASRIAEQGFDLLDAPIMRLGAKDCHIPYAWSLEPEILPQDKDVIAAIRKLAEY; this comes from the coding sequence ATGGCAAAGTCCCGGAGCAACGACGATATGCGTCCGCCGGTTGATACTTCCGACGCACCTGCGGGTAATCCCTTCGCCCTGAGCATTCCGAAAAATTCCCCCTTCGATGCCGCCGAACTGCGGCGCATCCTCAAGCTGATGATGACCTCGCGCAGGCTCGATCAGAAAATGCTCACGCTGCTCAAACAGGGAAAGAGCTTTTTCCACATCGGCGCATCGGGACACGAAGCCGCGCAGATTGCCGCGGCGATGGCCTTCGCGCCGGGCAAGGACTGGTCCTATCCGTATTACCGCGACCTCTCGTATATGCTCGGCATGGGTATGGACGCCGAAGGCATCATGACCAACTTTCTTGCCCGCGCGGAGGATGTGAACTCGGGTGGCCGGCAAATGCCGCAGCACTACGGTATGGCCTCGGCGCGTGTCGTGTCGCAATCCTCACCCACCGGCACGCAGTACCTGCACGCCGTCGGCACGGCCAAGGGCGCCAAACTGCGCGGCACGGACGAAGTCGTGTATGTGTCCAGCGGCGAAGGCACCACCAGCCAGGGCGACTTCCACGAAGCGCTGAACTGGGCCAGCCGCGCAAAACTTCCGGTAATTTTCTGCGTGCAGGACAACAAATACGCGATCTCGGTGCATATCTCGCAGCAAACCGGCGGCTCGGTGTACGACATGGTGTCGGGCTATGTGAACCTCGACCGCATGGAGGTGGACGGCACGAATCTTTTCGAAACGCATGAGGCCTTCCGTAAAGCCGTTGCGCGCGCGCGCCGCGGCGAGGGTCCCACGGTCATCGTCACGGACGTCGTGCGCCTGCTCCCCCACTCTTCTTCCGACGATCAGACCAAGTACCGCAGCAAGGAAGAGCTGGAGCGCGATCGCCAGCGCGATCCGATCAATCGTCTCAAAGATGCGATGATCAACGCGGGCATGCTTACGGAAGAAGAATTCGAGCAAATGGAAAAAGATGTCCTCGAAGAGGTCAACGCCGCCACGGACAAGGCGGAGGAAAAGCCCTTGCCCGATCCCTCCACCGCCTCGGACTTCCTGTACTCCCCGAAGCAGCTCGATCTGCGTTTCGAGCAGGATCTGCCCATAGGCACCAAGACTGTCATCGTCGATGCCATCAATCACGCGCTGCACGAAGAAATGGAGCGCAACGAAAAGATCATCGTTTACGGTCAGGATGTTGAAGACGGCAAAGGCGGCGTATTCACGGCCACGAAAGGACTCTCCACGAAATTCGGCCTCAGCCGCGTCTTCAATTCTCCCCTTGCCGAATCGAGTATCGTCGGCACCGCCGTCGGTTTGGCTGTGCAGGGGCTCAAACCCGTGGTGGAGATTCAGTTCGGCGACTATATCTGGACCGCGATGATGCATATCCGCAACGAGGTCTCCACCATGCGGTACAGATCCAACAATGCGTTTTCCGCTCCGGTGGTCATGCGCGTGCCCGTGGGAGGCTACATACACGGCGGTCTGTGCCACAGCCAGAGCATCGACGGGTACTTCACGCATATACCGGGTCTGTACGTCCTGTATCCCTCCACCGCGGCGGATGCGAAAGCGCTGTTGAAAACGGCCTGCCGCATGGACGATCCCGTGCTCTTCCTTGAACACAAGGGCATGTATCGCCAGGGCTATGCCGCGTCGCTGGAACCGGATCCCGAATTCCTGCTCCCCTTCGGCAAGGCGTCCATTCGTCGCGAAGGCAGCGACGTCACCGTCGTGACCTGGGGATCGATCGTGTACAAAGCCCTCGAAGCGGCCCGCATACTCGACAAGGAAGGTTTGAGCGTCGAAGTCGTTGACCTGCGCACGCTCGTCCCGCTGGACATGGACACGGTGCTCGCCTCCGTCGCAAAGACCAGTCGCGTACTCGTCGCGCATGAAGACAATCTCACAGGCGGCTTCGGCGGCGAAGTGGCTTCGCGCATTGCCGAGCAGGGCTTCGATCTGCTCGACGCTCCCATCATGCGTCTCGGCGCGAAGGATTGCCATATCCCCTACGCGTGGTCGCTCGAACCGGAAATCCTCCCGCAGGACAAGGACGTCATCGCGGCCATACGGAAATTGGCGGAGTACTAG
- a CDS encoding PfkB family carbohydrate kinase, which translates to MLTIIAPSPDHKRIYRVASLAAGTVHRASEVLAVASGKGVNAVRALGCIGAEVKLVTPAGQAFHDALLQDASLEGAQLEVIKVALPTRCCVTLLSEDGMATEIVQEAAPMSEDEAAQFVAHSLAAVNKASALLLAGSIPSGVPGDLYEQCGRLASERGIYAVVDAHGVALQSALRGGPSVVKITRSELADTLELRREDLDVPSACSALRGLGARHIVLTDGGGPVTIVEEDGTVFSLAPETVKVVNAVGSGDAMSAGITLALGRGQDLRHAIELGMRMGSANAATLIPGELPVDFTEITSPE; encoded by the coding sequence ATGCTCACCATCATCGCACCCTCGCCTGATCATAAGCGCATCTATCGTGTCGCCTCGCTCGCCGCCGGCACAGTGCATCGGGCGTCGGAGGTGCTTGCGGTTGCGTCGGGCAAGGGCGTCAACGCCGTGCGGGCGTTGGGCTGCATCGGCGCCGAGGTGAAGCTCGTCACTCCGGCCGGACAAGCCTTCCATGACGCCCTGCTGCAAGACGCATCCCTGGAGGGCGCGCAGCTCGAGGTCATAAAGGTTGCGCTACCCACGCGCTGCTGCGTCACCTTGCTCAGCGAGGACGGCATGGCAACGGAAATCGTGCAGGAGGCCGCGCCGATGTCCGAGGATGAGGCCGCGCAGTTCGTCGCACACAGTCTCGCCGCCGTAAACAAAGCTTCCGCGCTGCTGCTGGCTGGCTCCATCCCATCGGGCGTGCCGGGGGATCTCTACGAACAGTGCGGGCGGCTTGCTAGCGAGCGGGGCATTTACGCGGTCGTGGATGCGCATGGCGTGGCGCTGCAATCCGCGCTGCGCGGCGGACCGTCTGTGGTGAAGATTACGCGATCCGAGCTTGCCGATACACTAGAACTGCGGCGTGAAGATCTGGACGTCCCATCCGCCTGCTCCGCGCTGCGCGGCCTGGGAGCCCGCCACATCGTGCTTACCGACGGCGGCGGACCCGTGACCATCGTGGAGGAGGACGGCACGGTGTTCTCTCTTGCTCCGGAAACTGTAAAGGTGGTCAACGCGGTCGGCTCGGGTGATGCAATGAGCGCCGGTATTACGCTGGCCCTGGGTCGGGGGCAGGATTTGCGGCATGCCATCGAACTCGGAATGCGCATGGGATCCGCCAATGCGGCGACGCTCATACCAGGAGAGCTGCCGGTGGATTTCACCGAGATCACAAGCCCGGAGTGA
- a CDS encoding 2-oxo acid dehydrogenase subunit E2 — protein sequence MKVEVLMPKMGESITEGRILKWLKQPGDAVDRDETILEIATDKVDTEVPAPNAGILVQILAQEGEVVEVGKPIGILETEAGAAQVVAAAPAEAPAPAEKSAAPAAAEPAPSTPAQAPKAETTPPPAAARPTAQPSGAPRFYSPVVMRIAAEKNIGMAELEQIPGSGLGGRVSKNDVLSWLETRASRPAAPAAAPAAAPASSGPGLAAAAAPARVAGEGFEVIEMSNMHRLMAEHMVKSVQISPHVGVVSEVDMTNIVKFRDKFAAAFKEREGFSLTFMPFIAEAVVRALKDFPWMNSSVDGNSIILKKAVNLGIAVAMDDGGLIVPVVKHADTLNVVGLGRSIADIAGRARKRRLQPEEIQDGTFTITNFGVFGNIFGTPIINQPQVGILGVGALQKKAVVLERDGEDVIAVRSMMYISLSFDHRIIDGALGGRFLERVKQYLEEFSLDAI from the coding sequence ATGAAAGTCGAAGTCCTCATGCCCAAGATGGGCGAAAGCATCACTGAAGGCCGCATTCTCAAATGGCTGAAGCAGCCTGGTGATGCGGTGGACAGGGATGAAACCATTCTCGAAATCGCCACCGACAAGGTGGACACGGAAGTGCCCGCGCCGAATGCCGGTATTCTCGTGCAGATACTCGCGCAGGAAGGCGAGGTCGTGGAAGTAGGCAAGCCGATCGGCATACTGGAAACCGAGGCGGGAGCGGCACAGGTCGTCGCGGCGGCACCCGCCGAAGCGCCGGCGCCGGCGGAAAAATCCGCGGCTCCCGCGGCAGCCGAGCCCGCACCCAGCACTCCGGCACAGGCTCCCAAGGCAGAGACGACACCTCCCCCGGCAGCCGCGCGCCCGACAGCGCAACCGTCCGGCGCTCCCCGCTTCTATTCCCCCGTTGTGATGCGTATCGCGGCGGAAAAGAACATCGGCATGGCGGAACTCGAGCAAATTCCCGGCAGCGGACTGGGCGGACGGGTATCCAAAAACGATGTGCTTTCGTGGCTCGAGACAAGGGCGTCCCGTCCGGCAGCCCCAGCGGCTGCGCCGGCAGCAGCACCCGCATCGTCCGGTCCGGGTCTGGCAGCAGCAGCCGCACCCGCGCGCGTTGCCGGCGAGGGCTTCGAAGTCATCGAGATGAGCAACATGCACCGGCTCATGGCCGAACACATGGTGAAGAGCGTGCAGATCTCGCCGCATGTCGGCGTAGTGTCTGAAGTGGATATGACAAACATCGTGAAATTCCGCGACAAGTTCGCCGCGGCCTTCAAGGAGCGCGAGGGCTTCTCCCTGACCTTCATGCCCTTTATCGCCGAAGCCGTCGTGCGCGCGCTGAAGGATTTTCCGTGGATGAATTCCTCTGTGGACGGCAACTCCATCATTCTCAAGAAGGCCGTCAATCTCGGTATCGCCGTGGCCATGGACGACGGCGGACTCATCGTTCCCGTGGTGAAACATGCGGACACGCTCAACGTCGTGGGTCTCGGCCGCTCCATCGCCGATATCGCCGGCCGCGCGCGTAAGCGCCGCCTGCAGCCCGAAGAAATTCAGGACGGCACGTTCACCATCACCAATTTCGGCGTGTTCGGCAATATCTTCGGCACACCCATCATCAATCAGCCGCAGGTGGGCATACTCGGCGTCGGCGCGCTGCAGAAAAAAGCCGTGGTACTCGAGCGCGACGGCGAGGACGTCATCGCTGTGCGGTCCATGATGTACATTTCGCTTTCCTTCGACCATCGCATCATCGACGGTGCGCTCGGCGGCCGTTTCCTCGAACGCGTCAAGCAGTACCTCGAGGAGTTTTCGCTCGACGCGATCTGA
- a CDS encoding GWxTD domain-containing protein gives MPRRHTISLLVALLIITACGHLLHAQDSGSSEAKTVHSMRVQPFYFDILNFAEYDEFGLHGRVDVYVHVPNDLLTFVKNQEFYISGYTITVLVYEPDNARLVREETWERKVELLSFERTTSSAHYDLSQRTLKLDPGKYQIEVLFEDRESRKEFRQSRSFTVQRYDQNLLGISDLMLVRNVENVGIKRQISPQINPNVAALENGFDLFYEVYNPFKLNAVDITYSITRQGREVFSKRDTQPLKQGRNTFLANIGSSGLGIGSYILKATLRRGDDSAGTSVLAAVERQFIIEWLTAGAPISAVDLDVAIDQLRYYATSEELRFIRDAEDEQEKRRRFEEFWERRNPAPGSKTNTAMIEYYNRVAFANQQFGHYLDGWKTDRGMTYIMYGAPDYIDRNPLSADERPYEVWEYYDINRRFVFIDESGFGDYRLLYPIWDDRNRLR, from the coding sequence ATGCCCCGTCGGCACACGATTTCCCTTCTCGTAGCCTTGCTCATCATCACTGCGTGCGGGCATCTCTTGCACGCGCAGGACTCAGGGAGCAGCGAAGCCAAAACGGTCCATAGCATGCGCGTTCAGCCGTTTTATTTCGATATTCTGAATTTTGCGGAATACGATGAGTTCGGTCTTCATGGGCGCGTGGACGTCTATGTGCATGTTCCGAATGATCTGCTCACCTTCGTGAAGAACCAGGAATTCTATATAAGCGGGTATACCATCACCGTGCTGGTGTATGAACCGGACAATGCGCGTCTGGTCCGAGAGGAGACCTGGGAGCGCAAGGTGGAGCTTCTGAGTTTTGAGCGCACGACCAGCTCGGCGCATTATGACCTCAGCCAGCGCACACTGAAACTCGACCCGGGTAAGTACCAGATCGAAGTGCTGTTCGAGGATAGGGAATCGCGCAAGGAATTCCGTCAGTCCCGTAGTTTCACCGTGCAGCGCTATGATCAGAATCTCCTCGGCATCAGCGATCTCATGCTCGTTCGTAATGTGGAAAACGTCGGCATCAAGAGGCAGATTTCCCCACAGATCAATCCCAATGTAGCCGCACTCGAGAATGGTTTCGACTTGTTTTACGAAGTGTACAATCCCTTCAAACTGAACGCGGTGGATATCACCTATTCCATCACGCGGCAGGGTCGCGAGGTCTTTTCCAAACGCGATACACAACCGCTCAAGCAGGGAAGGAACACCTTTCTCGCAAACATCGGAAGTTCCGGACTCGGCATAGGCAGTTATATACTGAAGGCCACACTGCGCCGCGGTGACGACAGCGCGGGTACGAGTGTATTGGCCGCAGTGGAACGGCAATTCATCATCGAGTGGCTCACCGCCGGCGCTCCCATTTCCGCTGTCGATCTGGATGTGGCCATAGATCAATTGCGTTATTATGCAACGAGTGAGGAACTCCGCTTCATACGCGACGCTGAAGACGAGCAGGAAAAGCGCCGGCGCTTCGAGGAGTTCTGGGAACGCCGCAATCCCGCGCCCGGTTCGAAGACCAACACCGCTATGATCGAGTACTACAACCGTGTCGCATTCGCAAATCAGCAGTTCGGCCATTACCTCGACGGCTGGAAAACCGATCGCGGCATGACCTATATCATGTATGGCGCACCCGATTACATCGATCGTAACCCTCTCAGCGCCGACGAACGCCCCTACGAGGTGTGGGAGTATTACGACATCAACCGGCGCTTCGTCTTCATCGACGAGTCCGGCTTCGGAGACTATCGCCTGCTGTATCCGATCTGGGACGACAGGAATCGCCTCCGCTGA